In Simkaniaceae bacterium, one DNA window encodes the following:
- the hemH gene encoding ferrochelatase gives MTIQTAILLVNLGSPDSPNPGDVKKYLMEFLLDPDVIDAPWLIRQFLVRRVIIPRRYLESARSYQKIWTQEGSPLVSTMRQLTGYLKEKMEGDALVEFAMRYQNPSIDSVLDQFKEQGIEHLIVLPMFPQYADATTGSIYKKITNRISTWNRPPKLNFIEQFCSFPQMIDVFVENGAAAKEYDHVLFSFHGLPEKQLKMGDSCKRCLNQPNCCENRPLKENCYRAHCLVTGKAIAERLHLSDDQMTIAFQSRLGKDKWLEPYASEEIVKLARSGVKSLLVFSPSFTCDCLETLFEINIEYKALFQKHGGERLDLVESLNCHPHWIKGLEEMLKKMIFVSNPL, from the coding sequence ATGACAATACAAACAGCTATTTTGCTCGTAAATTTAGGCTCGCCCGATTCACCAAATCCCGGTGATGTGAAAAAATATCTTATGGAGTTTTTGCTTGATCCCGATGTTATCGATGCTCCTTGGCTGATTCGGCAATTTCTTGTTCGGCGAGTGATTATTCCTCGTCGTTATTTAGAGTCTGCCCGTTCTTATCAAAAAATTTGGACCCAAGAGGGATCACCCCTCGTGTCGACGATGCGACAGTTGACCGGATATCTCAAAGAAAAAATGGAAGGGGATGCGCTTGTGGAATTTGCAATGCGCTATCAAAACCCTTCTATAGACTCAGTGTTGGATCAGTTTAAAGAACAAGGCATAGAGCATCTCATTGTTTTACCGATGTTTCCCCAATATGCAGATGCCACAACGGGATCGATTTATAAAAAAATCACAAACCGAATATCAACATGGAATCGACCGCCTAAACTCAACTTCATTGAACAATTTTGCTCATTCCCGCAAATGATCGATGTGTTTGTCGAAAACGGCGCTGCAGCTAAAGAATACGACCATGTTTTATTTAGCTTTCATGGCTTGCCTGAAAAGCAACTTAAAATGGGGGACTCTTGCAAGCGATGTTTAAATCAGCCCAATTGTTGTGAGAATAGACCCCTCAAAGAAAACTGTTATCGAGCCCATTGTTTAGTAACGGGAAAAGCCATTGCCGAGCGGCTTCACCTCTCTGATGATCAGATGACGATTGCTTTTCAATCGCGCCTAGGTAAAGATAAATGGCTTGAACCGTATGCAAGTGAGGAAATTGTGAAATTAGCCCGCTCCGGAGTTAAGTCGCTGCTTGTATTTTCCCCATCATTCACCTGCGATTGTTTAGAAACGCTTTTTGAAATCAATATCGAATATAAGGCGCTATTTCAAAAACACGGGGGAGAGAGGCTGGATTTAGTTGAAAGCCTGAATTGCCACCCCCACTGGATTAAGGGTCTAGAAGAAATGCTCAAAAAAATGATTTTTGTCTCTAATCCTCTTTAG
- the murJ gene encoding murein biosynthesis integral membrane protein MurJ, with amino-acid sequence METPHSNHISTYALRFISGTALSRVFGMLRDVSMAFFFGATPMLGAFFVAYRLSHLFRRIFAEGGLLNGFIPFFEEKRQENEKEAHLFFRDLFWSLSLILFVLIIFLELGIGFYFLWVGKNSILFLTAIMLPSLLFICLYGLFSAYLNCYNRFFLSGFAPTIFNVIWIIAAFGVHYFIPEVAMKYLSMALVWAFLGQWLFTSYYVRRSLLLTQKEWWTVQLFSPSVRAMITPFVTVTIGVSATQINQALDAVFARAASLEGPAYLTFASKIQQIPIAFFAVAMATALLPSLSSAFQKKERLLSIQYIEHVLSRSLLFLIPSSFGILSVGYPIIALIFGHGQFNHISVMRTTECFWGYGLSLIPSALVIILTSVLYAQKNYRIPTLLAFFSIGLNIGFNYLLIYQFHCGAYSVALSTAIGSLIHMSFLWVYLKKILDFKLSIPFKRTTMKIGIVSLLSAIFSILAMRLANQTIAFPFLQETWVENTHKLMAFVIPFCTFILCFFAGCHFFKVNELKDFLSFRLKSG; translated from the coding sequence GTGGAAACGCCTCATTCAAATCATATTTCGACCTATGCGCTTCGCTTTATTTCAGGTACCGCCTTAAGTCGCGTATTTGGGATGCTCAGAGATGTCTCAATGGCCTTTTTTTTTGGGGCAACCCCAATGCTTGGCGCTTTTTTTGTGGCATACCGCCTCTCTCATCTCTTTAGAAGGATTTTTGCGGAAGGGGGGCTATTGAATGGATTTATTCCATTTTTTGAGGAAAAAAGGCAAGAAAATGAAAAAGAGGCCCATCTCTTTTTTAGGGACCTTTTTTGGAGTCTTTCTCTTATTCTATTTGTATTAATTATTTTTTTAGAATTAGGGATTGGGTTTTATTTTCTATGGGTTGGGAAAAATTCAATTTTGTTTTTAACGGCAATCATGCTCCCATCTCTACTATTTATTTGTTTGTATGGGCTTTTTTCAGCTTATCTCAACTGTTACAATCGCTTTTTTTTGAGTGGATTTGCACCCACTATATTTAACGTTATATGGATTATCGCAGCTTTTGGAGTGCATTATTTCATTCCTGAAGTCGCAATGAAATACTTATCAATGGCCCTTGTTTGGGCTTTTTTAGGGCAGTGGCTGTTTACCTCATATTATGTAAGGAGATCGCTGTTATTGACCCAAAAAGAGTGGTGGACCGTTCAGCTATTTAGTCCTTCGGTGAGAGCGATGATTACCCCTTTTGTGACCGTGACGATCGGGGTGTCTGCTACACAAATCAATCAGGCGCTTGATGCAGTGTTTGCAAGGGCGGCTAGCTTAGAGGGACCGGCTTATCTCACCTTTGCGAGCAAAATTCAACAAATTCCTATTGCTTTTTTTGCCGTGGCAATGGCCACGGCACTTTTACCTTCTCTTTCTAGTGCTTTCCAAAAAAAAGAACGGTTATTATCCATTCAATATATAGAGCACGTATTGTCGCGAAGCCTGCTTTTTTTAATTCCAAGCTCTTTTGGAATCTTATCTGTAGGATATCCAATCATTGCATTGATTTTTGGGCATGGCCAGTTTAATCATATATCGGTGATGCGAACGACAGAGTGTTTTTGGGGGTATGGGCTCTCTTTGATTCCCTCTGCACTGGTAATCATTTTAACGTCTGTCTTATATGCGCAAAAAAATTACCGTATCCCAACACTTTTGGCATTTTTCTCCATCGGTTTGAATATTGGATTCAATTATTTATTAATTTATCAGTTCCACTGCGGTGCATATAGTGTTGCCTTGAGTACTGCAATTGGTTCACTGATTCATATGAGTTTTTTATGGGTCTATTTAAAAAAGATCTTAGATTTTAAGCTCAGCATTCCTTTCAAGAGAACGACGATGAAAATTGGGATAGTGAGTCTACTTTCAGCAATTTTTTCAATCTTAGCCATGCGTTTGGCCAATCAAACTATTGCGTTCCCATTTTTACAGGAAACTTGGGTTGAGAATACACATAAGCTCATGGCTTTTGTTATTCCATTTTGTACATTTATCCTCTGTTTTTTTGCAGGATGCCATTTTTTTAAAGTCAATGAGCTCAAGGATTTTTTATCTTTTCGATTAAAGAGCGGTTGA
- a CDS encoding NAD(P)/FAD-dependent oxidoreductase, which yields MEYDLVIIGGGAAGIFAAIQAKEHASQARVAVIEKTATLLAKVRVSGGGRCNVTHHCFDPKELVKNYPRGHKELLGPFHQFQPKDMIHWLEAHGVEIKSETDGRCFPITDSSQTIIDAFLARAAQLDVEILTVTKIDSIQPGLIQDRYIITLKDGNSIQTKKLLLATGSSKEGHQFAQSFGHSIIPPIPSLFTFNVPSSPYLPLSGIAIPDVLLQIEGEPFSQQGPLLLTHFGFSGPAALKLSAWAARALYDAKYHATLIISWLPGQTSEEIFKCLKSLKTTHPKQQLSSVNPFSLPKKLWKALIEEDIPLAQSKDASLKLLADKLSSERFQIEGKTTNKEEFVTCGGVDLKEVNFKTMESKICPNLYFAGEILDIDGVTGGFNFQNAWTTAYIAAKAALKN from the coding sequence ATGGAATATGATTTAGTTATCATTGGCGGCGGTGCTGCCGGAATCTTCGCAGCCATTCAGGCCAAAGAGCACGCCTCTCAAGCACGCGTTGCCGTGATTGAAAAGACAGCGACCTTATTAGCAAAAGTAAGAGTTTCCGGCGGTGGGCGTTGTAATGTAACGCACCATTGTTTTGATCCTAAGGAGCTTGTAAAGAACTACCCAAGAGGACATAAAGAGCTCTTAGGGCCATTTCATCAATTCCAACCAAAAGACATGATTCACTGGCTTGAAGCGCATGGGGTTGAGATCAAATCCGAAACGGATGGGCGCTGCTTTCCTATAACCGATTCTTCTCAGACAATCATTGATGCTTTTCTTGCACGAGCGGCTCAATTAGATGTTGAAATCCTGACCGTGACTAAAATAGATTCTATCCAACCGGGATTGATTCAAGATCGGTATATTATCACATTAAAAGATGGAAACTCAATTCAAACGAAGAAGCTCTTATTGGCTACCGGAAGTTCTAAGGAAGGCCATCAATTTGCCCAAAGCTTCGGGCATTCAATCATCCCCCCTATCCCCTCTCTATTCACATTCAATGTCCCCTCATCCCCCTACCTTCCCTTAAGCGGCATCGCTATTCCCGATGTCCTACTGCAAATAGAGGGGGAGCCATTTAGCCAACAAGGCCCCCTTCTTTTAACCCACTTTGGATTCAGCGGACCCGCTGCTCTTAAGCTTTCAGCATGGGCGGCAAGGGCTCTTTACGACGCCAAATACCATGCAACCTTGATCATTTCCTGGTTGCCGGGCCAAACAAGTGAGGAGATCTTCAAGTGCCTTAAAAGTTTAAAAACCACCCATCCAAAGCAACAACTATCCTCAGTGAATCCCTTTTCTCTTCCTAAAAAATTATGGAAAGCCCTCATCGAAGAAGATATCCCCCTAGCTCAGAGTAAAGATGCCTCTCTAAAACTTCTCGCCGATAAACTCTCTTCCGAGCGTTTTCAAATTGAGGGAAAAACAACGAATAAAGAAGAATTTGTCACATGTGGTGGAGTTGATCTTAAAGAGGTCAATTTCAAGACAATGGAGAGCAAGATTTGCCCCAATCTCTACTTTGCCGGTGAGATATTAGACATTGATGGGGTTACAGGGGGCTTTAATTTTCAAAATGCGTGGACTACAGCTTATATCGCGGCAAAGGCAGCCCTCAAAAATTAA
- a CDS encoding acetyltransferase produces the protein MHFEILKKDQEEMLKEWLKQDYVAEFWHGSGLRNTLNSISQFVKGEKPQHTLWIAYDGTIPFGYLMTLNIDFEKDHLYAKYLTPSSKAITLDLLIGNPSYLGKGLGTRMIKELLLQKFGDVTDVFMDPETDNLKAIHVYEKAGFRKLEEIIPSWDQSCSCVLMHLKTGVK, from the coding sequence ATGCACTTTGAGATTTTAAAGAAAGACCAAGAAGAAATGCTAAAGGAATGGCTTAAGCAGGACTATGTAGCCGAATTTTGGCATGGGTCCGGTCTGCGAAATACGCTAAACTCCATTTCACAGTTCGTTAAGGGAGAAAAACCGCAGCATACGCTCTGGATCGCTTATGATGGAACCATTCCATTTGGCTATCTGATGACTTTAAATATTGATTTTGAGAAGGATCATCTCTATGCAAAATATCTTACTCCTTCTTCAAAGGCCATCACTCTTGACCTGCTTATTGGTAACCCCTCCTATTTAGGGAAAGGGCTTGGGACTCGAATGATCAAAGAACTTCTACTACAGAAATTCGGCGATGTAACCGATGTATTTATGGATCCGGAAACAGATAACCTGAAAGCGATTCATGTTTATGAAAAAGCAGGTTTTCGCAAGCTAGAGGAAATCATACCCTCATGGGACCAATCCTGCTCATGCGTACTGATGCACCTTAAAACCGGAGTTAAATAA
- a CDS encoding CatB-related O-acetyltransferase produces MTGPNPDTLYPIKDYDKLVFLKKFVKAANIFIDDYTYFDDRRYGPDKFEEYNVLYNYDFSKVKLVIGKFCAIAAKTQFIMTGDHKLDAISTYPFPIFGHGWESAFNVYDLPVKGDIIVGNDVWFGYDSLVMNGVTIGNGAIIAARAVVVKDVPAYSIVAGNPAKVVKMRFDDKTIDRLQKIAWWDWNIEKINKHLKVICHLDVDQLEMAK; encoded by the coding sequence ATGACCGGCCCAAACCCAGACACCCTCTATCCAATTAAGGATTATGACAAACTCGTATTTCTAAAAAAGTTTGTCAAAGCTGCTAACATTTTTATTGATGATTACACCTATTTTGATGACCGTCGATATGGACCGGATAAGTTTGAGGAATACAATGTCTTGTACAATTACGACTTTTCTAAGGTCAAACTCGTCATCGGAAAATTCTGCGCTATTGCTGCAAAAACTCAATTTATCATGACCGGAGACCATAAACTTGATGCAATTAGTACCTATCCCTTTCCTATTTTTGGGCATGGTTGGGAATCCGCCTTCAATGTGTATGACTTGCCTGTTAAGGGCGATATCATCGTGGGTAATGATGTTTGGTTTGGATATGACTCTTTAGTAATGAACGGTGTCACAATAGGGAATGGGGCCATTATAGCAGCGAGAGCAGTCGTTGTGAAAGATGTCCCGGCCTACTCTATTGTAGCCGGCAACCCTGCGAAAGTTGTAAAAATGCGATTTGACGATAAAACTATTGATCGTTTACAGAAAATTGCTTGGTGGGATTGGAACATTGAAAAAATCAATAAACACTTGAAAGTGATCTGTCATCTAGATGTGGATCAACTAGAAATGGCTAAATGA
- a CDS encoding sodium-dependent transporter, producing the protein MKREQWKSKIGFMWAAIGSAVGLGSIWRFPYIVGDSGGGAFVLIFCVCLILVSIPVFLTEVAIGRRTQTSPSGAFEKLGQSKWWGMSGKMTILTGFVVSSFYSVIAGLTLGYVVEALLGHLTHFHNAEQTISFYSHLIMSPWWISGWHFGFMLLSSLILYLGVQKGIESWNKVLMPLLMCILLVLVIKGLTLPGAEKALHFLFNPNLAAITPDVVIMALGQAFFALSLGQGTMVTYGSYLTRKENIPHICLPIASSVIIVSLMAGISIFTIVFSAGMPPASGPDLMFKTLPLIFSQMKGGYFFALLFFMTIFLAGLTSQISAMQPAIAYLCDEKKFSRHTAVILVALGAFLLGIPSALSFGIWKHHSFFGMTFFNFISYVSVNIFVPLGGLLAVTLAGWKWGVKQALDHLQVGTNHLFDRAPVLKGFLEISICFIAPIVIIIILLNLIGII; encoded by the coding sequence ATGAAAAGAGAGCAGTGGAAATCAAAAATCGGATTTATGTGGGCGGCAATTGGTTCTGCTGTGGGTCTTGGAAGCATCTGGCGTTTCCCTTATATTGTAGGTGATTCGGGAGGGGGTGCTTTTGTTCTTATTTTTTGCGTCTGCTTAATTCTCGTATCAATCCCCGTTTTTTTAACCGAAGTGGCGATAGGGCGCCGGACTCAGACAAGCCCGTCAGGTGCATTTGAGAAGCTTGGTCAATCCAAGTGGTGGGGGATGAGCGGCAAAATGACAATTTTGACAGGATTTGTCGTCAGCTCATTTTATAGCGTGATTGCAGGACTGACATTAGGTTATGTTGTTGAGGCTCTATTAGGTCATTTGACCCATTTTCACAACGCAGAGCAAACGATTAGCTTTTATTCGCATTTGATTATGTCTCCTTGGTGGATTAGCGGATGGCATTTTGGGTTTATGCTCCTCAGTAGTTTGATCTTATATCTTGGAGTTCAAAAAGGCATTGAATCGTGGAATAAGGTATTAATGCCTCTTCTCATGTGTATCTTGCTTGTTTTAGTTATTAAAGGATTAACGCTGCCGGGAGCTGAAAAAGCGCTTCATTTTTTATTCAATCCCAATCTTGCGGCTATTACGCCGGATGTGGTTATTATGGCACTTGGCCAAGCCTTTTTTGCATTGAGTTTGGGGCAAGGAACGATGGTCACTTATGGGAGTTATTTAACACGCAAAGAAAATATTCCTCATATCTGTCTCCCTATTGCCTCTTCTGTGATTATCGTTTCTCTTATGGCCGGAATCTCTATTTTTACCATTGTTTTTTCGGCGGGGATGCCGCCTGCTTCAGGTCCTGATTTAATGTTTAAAACGCTTCCCCTCATTTTTTCTCAGATGAAAGGGGGCTACTTTTTTGCACTGTTATTCTTCATGACGATTTTTTTAGCGGGATTAACCTCGCAAATTTCTGCAATGCAACCGGCGATTGCGTATCTTTGTGATGAAAAGAAGTTTTCTCGACATACTGCAGTTATTTTAGTCGCTCTTGGAGCCTTTTTGCTTGGAATTCCAAGTGCACTTTCTTTTGGGATATGGAAACACCATTCTTTTTTTGGAATGACTTTCTTTAATTTCATCTCATATGTCAGCGTTAATATTTTCGTTCCTCTTGGCGGACTCCTTGCCGTAACTCTTGCAGGATGGAAATGGGGGGTTAAACAGGCCCTTGATCATTTGCAAGTGGGAACGAATCACTTGTTTGATAGAGCACCGGTTTTAAAGGGGTTCCTTGAAATTAGTATCTGCTTTATTGCCCCGATAGTCATTATCATTATATTACTTAATCTCATCGGGATTATTTAA
- a CDS encoding HIT family protein → MKRFNPLPLILLLLVNPLVHACPFCDPEILKRQAFYEDDLVLAVYTHKPIVAAHFLIMPKRHIERFEDLTQPEVIRIYEVIKKVNQVSTTLFQTSSYLIHQKNGIEVGQSVPHIHFHYIGRKQGDASSIKFAIQMITANMHGPVSDDYMQQTVESLKKELSNENTNL, encoded by the coding sequence ATGAAACGATTTAATCCCCTTCCATTGATTTTACTATTGCTTGTTAATCCTTTAGTTCACGCCTGTCCTTTTTGTGATCCTGAAATCCTCAAAAGACAGGCCTTTTATGAAGATGATCTCGTTCTTGCTGTTTATACGCATAAGCCCATTGTTGCCGCTCATTTTCTGATCATGCCTAAGCGACATATTGAGCGCTTTGAAGACTTAACTCAGCCGGAAGTCATTAGAATTTATGAGGTGATTAAAAAGGTCAATCAAGTCTCAACGACTCTTTTTCAAACGTCCTCATATCTCATCCATCAAAAAAACGGGATTGAGGTCGGACAAAGCGTTCCTCATATCCACTTTCACTATATTGGACGAAAACAAGGCGATGCCTCTTCGATTAAATTCGCGATCCAAATGATCACAGCAAATATGCACGGACCGGTATCAGATGACTATATGCAACAAACTGTTGAATCTCTAAAAAAAGAACTCAGCAATGAGAATACAAATCTCTAA
- a CDS encoding alpha/beta fold hydrolase, translated as MHKKESFDPLPLFGNYLSQTIFGSLFNVSMFMNSKTEYVRLPDGDLTTIEVTTPKGWKETDPTVVLVHGLCGSHRSPYLIRMTRKMQKLGIRSARVNLRNCGSGRGLSKHFYHCGSSDDVGYAIKHLKAKSPKSPTLLIGFSLGGNLVLKLAGELSNEAIGLVDQVYAVSPPIKLVSSMRLLSHPNNKIFERYFLRLLVSDVYYLQSCFPDVEKITFPNNLTILDFDELYIAPRIGYLSAFEYYRACSAINVITDIAIPCKILFAEDDPIIDSHDIDEIKLPDHVEVYKTDRGGHLGFLGSPTKSYGFRWMDGLILSWIKNYLKALPDRIDS; from the coding sequence ATGCATAAGAAAGAATCTTTTGACCCACTTCCCCTTTTTGGAAATTATTTGTCCCAAACTATTTTTGGATCACTTTTCAATGTCAGCATGTTCATGAACTCAAAAACCGAATATGTGAGGCTTCCGGACGGTGATTTAACGACGATTGAAGTGACAACTCCCAAAGGATGGAAGGAAACGGATCCGACGGTTGTTCTTGTACACGGTCTTTGCGGTTCTCATCGCTCTCCTTATTTAATTCGGATGACTCGAAAAATGCAGAAGTTAGGCATTCGATCAGCTCGGGTCAATTTAAGAAACTGTGGAAGCGGAAGAGGATTATCTAAGCATTTCTATCACTGTGGTTCAAGTGATGATGTTGGATATGCCATTAAACATTTGAAGGCAAAAAGTCCCAAATCTCCAACGCTACTCATTGGGTTTTCCCTTGGAGGGAATTTAGTCCTTAAGTTAGCAGGTGAACTAAGCAATGAAGCGATTGGTCTTGTCGATCAGGTTTATGCCGTAAGTCCCCCTATTAAACTCGTATCGAGCATGCGCCTTCTTTCTCACCCCAATAATAAAATTTTCGAGAGATATTTCCTGCGCCTTCTTGTCTCGGATGTCTATTATTTACAGAGTTGTTTCCCCGATGTGGAAAAGATTACTTTTCCGAATAATTTAACTATTTTAGACTTTGATGAGCTCTATATTGCTCCGCGGATTGGATACCTGTCGGCTTTTGAATATTATCGCGCATGTAGTGCTATCAATGTGATTACCGATATTGCCATTCCATGCAAAATTCTATTTGCCGAGGACGATCCGATTATTGATTCTCATGATATCGATGAGATTAAACTTCCCGATCACGTTGAAGTTTATAAGACAGATAGAGGAGGGCATCTAGGTTTTTTAGGCTCGCCCACTAAGTCTTATGGATTTCGTTGGATGGATGGACTGATATTGAGCTGGATCAAAAACTATCTCAAAGCACTTCCCGATCGGATCGATTCTTAA
- a CDS encoding DUF2974 domain-containing protein — MSDSNIKLILQMVNHASIVAWESLASSVLPVKSRRYRISKESKLFNFSNSSSFFKDFCEEHHYLAKNNPIIGWVTDSQQDIEKTQELFSEIYKRFRSKNALHYATAETLAKVLAYRNLKVKTTIDFPSLIAPKKQFSHYRVDRIFNLWKEMRAFGLICEDRSSPPILLFRGTDFSLLTNSSRISIVSNFDPAGPGFTIYKYARRSIKNWLTKTTEQYGKAISVGYSLGGALASYALLKDPDYFSQEHPSYLFNHPGLSSPCFEEWQASSLSPIKAFVSDGDVVSKYGFLYGETYAIKHASSPAPIKAHTMLHFLQPRVRLNKIDLSKENEAPSRKIYSKLHKNTANVFFNVGLKLLFPVF; from the coding sequence ATGTCTGATTCAAATATTAAACTGATTTTGCAAATGGTCAACCACGCTAGCATCGTCGCATGGGAAAGTCTAGCCTCTTCCGTTTTACCCGTTAAATCGCGCCGTTATCGCATTTCAAAAGAGAGTAAGTTATTTAACTTTTCAAATTCTTCCTCATTTTTCAAGGATTTTTGTGAAGAGCACCATTACTTAGCTAAAAATAATCCTATTATCGGTTGGGTCACAGATAGCCAACAAGATATTGAAAAGACTCAAGAGCTTTTCAGTGAAATATACAAGCGATTCCGCTCAAAAAATGCCCTCCATTATGCAACTGCAGAAACGCTTGCCAAAGTGCTTGCATATCGGAATTTAAAAGTGAAGACCACAATTGATTTTCCTTCGTTAATAGCACCAAAAAAACAGTTTTCGCATTATCGAGTCGATCGCATTTTTAACTTATGGAAAGAAATGAGAGCGTTTGGGTTAATTTGTGAGGATCGCTCTTCCCCTCCGATTTTATTATTTAGAGGAACTGATTTTTCACTCCTGACCAATAGCAGTCGCATCTCTATCGTATCGAATTTTGATCCTGCAGGACCCGGCTTTACCATTTATAAATACGCACGGCGCTCGATAAAAAATTGGCTGACAAAAACAACGGAGCAGTATGGCAAAGCCATCTCTGTTGGATATTCGCTTGGTGGGGCCCTCGCCTCATATGCTCTATTAAAAGATCCCGACTACTTTAGCCAAGAACACCCTTCTTATCTCTTTAATCATCCGGGTCTTTCAAGCCCTTGTTTTGAAGAATGGCAAGCATCCTCCCTATCTCCGATTAAAGCTTTCGTTTCGGATGGCGATGTCGTATCAAAATATGGCTTTTTATATGGAGAGACCTATGCAATCAAACACGCCTCATCCCCAGCTCCTATTAAGGCGCATACCATGCTCCATTTTTTACAACCGCGCGTCAGATTAAATAAAATCGATTTATCCAAGGAGAATGAAGCCCCCTCTCGTAAAATTTACTCTAAGCTTCATAAAAATACGGCTAATGTCTTTTTTAACGTGGGACTCAAATTATTGTTCCCCGTTTTTTAA
- a CDS encoding NTP/NDP exchange transporter: MSESSTKAFGKWRDKFWPFHSYELKKMLPLILMKFLVSLNYGLLTCLKDTVVVTSKSGGAEVIPVLKGWVVLPISILMTLIYSKVSNMVKRTTLFYLFIVGFLVTIFMLGFILYPNLDLFSPHESADALTAHFGGKFTHWIALYRNWIQSIIFITAELWGTMVILLMFWGFANHITTLKEAKKSYTIYIAAGDFAALLVGPLIYMLSKVFAGRDFAVTVQAVTTIVLIVGAFIIGIYWWTNRYVLTDARFFTPKAEEPETPKLKKKKPSLRESLLHIAKSKYLFHIAVLVISYGLTISIVEVTWKAHLNLYYPNPSDYNSLMALIFSLVGFTSFMLSFFVCGSIIRWFGWHFTAQLSPYVLGVTGVIFFLTVIFKDSLAPLFAHMGMSPLFFIVILGAFHNVTSKVMKYSFFDPTKEMAYIPLSDDEKVKGKASIDVVGSRLGKSGSSWIQVGLLDLFGMSSVLGITSYLLPVVVVTVFIWSYSAKRLNFYFHQKNGEQHVLEESSVS, encoded by the coding sequence ATGAGCGAAAGTTCTACTAAAGCATTCGGAAAGTGGCGCGACAAGTTTTGGCCCTTCCATTCTTATGAACTCAAAAAAATGCTCCCCCTGATTTTAATGAAATTCCTAGTTTCCCTCAATTATGGTCTACTCACTTGCCTTAAAGACACTGTTGTCGTTACCTCTAAATCAGGTGGCGCTGAGGTCATCCCCGTTCTAAAAGGATGGGTGGTTCTCCCGATTTCTATCCTGATGACTCTGATCTACTCTAAAGTGAGCAATATGGTGAAAAGAACAACCCTGTTCTACTTATTCATTGTTGGCTTCTTAGTCACTATTTTCATGCTTGGATTTATTCTTTACCCCAATCTCGACCTCTTTTCCCCCCACGAGTCCGCCGACGCCCTAACGGCCCATTTTGGAGGTAAATTTACGCATTGGATTGCCCTTTATCGCAATTGGATTCAATCGATTATCTTCATCACGGCCGAACTTTGGGGTACAATGGTTATCCTCCTTATGTTTTGGGGCTTTGCCAATCATATCACGACTTTAAAGGAAGCGAAGAAAAGCTATACTATCTATATAGCAGCTGGTGATTTTGCGGCCCTCTTAGTAGGGCCTTTAATTTATATGCTCTCAAAAGTTTTTGCCGGCCGAGACTTTGCCGTCACAGTACAGGCGGTCACGACAATTGTGTTAATTGTCGGTGCTTTTATCATCGGAATTTACTGGTGGACCAACCGCTACGTATTAACTGATGCCCGCTTTTTTACCCCTAAGGCTGAAGAGCCTGAAACACCCAAACTCAAAAAGAAAAAACCCTCCCTGCGAGAGAGTCTTCTACACATTGCTAAATCTAAATATCTCTTTCACATTGCGGTCTTAGTCATATCTTATGGACTCACAATTAGCATTGTAGAAGTAACATGGAAAGCCCACCTCAATCTATACTATCCAAATCCGTCCGATTATAACTCCTTAATGGCCCTAATTTTCTCACTCGTCGGCTTCACATCCTTCATGCTCTCTTTCTTTGTTTGCGGAAGTATTATCCGTTGGTTCGGATGGCATTTCACAGCCCAACTATCCCCTTATGTTCTCGGAGTTACAGGAGTTATCTTCTTCCTCACCGTCATTTTCAAAGACTCACTCGCCCCACTCTTTGCTCATATGGGAATGTCCCCTCTCTTCTTTATCGTCATCCTTGGGGCTTTCCATAATGTCACAAGCAAGGTTATGAAATACTCTTTCTTTGATCCGACAAAGGAAATGGCCTATATCCCACTCTCTGATGATGAAAAAGTAAAGGGAAAAGCTTCGATCGATGTCGTTGGCTCCCGCCTTGGAAAATCGGGCTCTTCTTGGATTCAAGTCGGCCTACTCGATCTTTTCGGAATGAGTTCCGTTCTGGGAATTACCAGCTACTTGCTTCCCGTTGTAGTCGTAACCGTTTTTATCTGGTCATACTCCGCCAAGCGCCTCAACTTCTACTTCCACCAAAAAAATGGGGAACAACACGTGCTGGAAGAGTCCTCAGTATCCTAA